TAGGCCCTATTATTCTGAACTTTGtttggctgaactgaactgaactgaacggAACTTAatgaatagtaaataataattaataattaatatataataaataataaaacaaaaataataaattaataataaataatacataataatacataataaataataatataataaataataataaatgatatttgataattaacaatactaataaataattaataataatataataattataataatagtaaataaatattaacattacaatataattattttatttaacttagaataataaaataagatcattAAAGAATAAGATGAACACAATGCCGTTCTTTTGAATAGAACTGAATGGAGCTGAGCTGAGctgaactgaatggagctgAATCGAACTGCAATTAAGtacaaaagaacagggccttaataGCAACAAAAACTTGAAGATACGTTGGGTTGTTGCATCAATTTTGATCAAGACTATCATTTTTACTAACCAGTGCCATCCAACTATTACACAAATTTCAGAAACAGTTGTTTCCAATCCAATAGATTCAATACCCTAGACTGGGTTTTTTTGAGGAAGTTGCAACAACCTCCAATCCAATAGCTTAAGCAGCCTAAAGGGGAGTTTCTAGAGAAACCAGTAATTTGAAGTGAAGTTATGTCTTATACCAAACTGTTGAATAGCAAATTTTACCAAAATACAAATGCCAATTAAAGTGCTTAAAATATACTAATACCCACAATTGATATACAGTAGTTTGGTAATTCCCATCAAGCACCCTGCTTTAGTAATCGCTCCTACCAGCTAAGTTTAGCTGCTATACAGTACCCCCAACCGCCTCCATAAGTCCCTATCATCAAGACTTCCTCAGTTACAGATTTACAGTAAACAAATACCTTCTCTAAAATTTCTAGCTAAAATTCTCCACAGTCTCAGATAGTCTTGAAGACCCATCAAGGAAGTAGAAATGTTTCTTGGAGAATGGATTTTTCAATCTACTCTCTCTCTGTCTcgccttcaaatactccaaaaaTATCCCTTTTCAACAGAATAACCTCAATACCTTAAAACTAGCCCTTAAAATGACCAACGGATCCCCATTCTACGATACACACATCATTCCTGCATCACTGTCCCCCGGTCTGATTATAGTTTCAAAAATGGGGTTTAGGCAAGAACTAGTGCATTGCATTACTGCATTCAGGGACAGGGGTGACAAATGAGCTGAGCATTAATATACAAGAATCGGGATTATTGAAATAGGCACGTTGTGATCATACTAGATACAGAATATATGATAATTGGTACACATCAAAGTAATAAAGGAGGTCCTGCCCGATAAGTCCATAACTCATCTGGATTTATGAATGTTATACTAAAAGAAAAGCATACCAGAAAATTTGGGCAATCTTTCTGCAATAAAGCTTACATAATGCATATCGATTTATCTTCCATGATGTGCTGAAATTAAGCTGCAAAAGTATTATCTGATCTATCAGGATGTAAAGGGGAAATGAACCCATTCTGTCAAAAAAAATACTACTTCCTTCCCCTATTAAGCCTCGTCAGGTGATAGTTGATGCTTCCCCAAGGCTTTTTATTCTTACCCGCCTGTAAGACAAAGCACAATTGTTATCTTGCATCAGCATTAACATGAATATAGCTAACAAGAGAAGAGTTCCCAAAGTACCTGAGCTTCCATGCATGTGCCCAGAAGTTGCTTTTGACGAACACATTTTTCATCATTGTTGTGGCAGAGACCTAAGCAATTAAGTAATGATATCATTTCCTTCATGCAAGGCTTCTGCAAAGAGCCAAACTTCTTCGGGTTGATTCTTAATATGCCAACCTTCCTCCCCATTCTGCCTCTCTAGATTGTACTGCAGATAGTATAAAGCCAAATATTATGTTAGGAGATGGGacaacttcatttgaacatacATAGTAAACAGGACTACTATTCCAGATTGGAGGTAGTATAACTTAAGATAAGAGAATCCACCCCCTAAAGGTAATGTGCATAACCTAATCAACAAATGCAACATGGCAATTCAAAGGTAGCATAATATAAACTTAACACAAATGTTTGACTCCCTCAACTCAATCACCATTCCACCAACAATGAGCTTCTAGCTGATAAATGTTGATCAAATTTTATAACTACATCACTATCACTAATTCACTACATTGTGATTATTTTCAGCGCAAATATATTAGAGCCGAGGGAAACACTGTGCAACAAATAAGCATGACCATGTACGTTAAACCAAATACACAACACCAACAAGAACAACAAACTATGAATCTCGTCCTCAAAGCAATATGGGTAGGCATAGACTGTCACTATCTTATTCCCAACCAGAATAACAAGTAAACAGCTTGATGgagccaacaacaacaacaacaacaacaaagccttagtcccaaagcCTTGATGGAGCCAAGTGATGTTAAATCTCTGAATCTAACTAGGCTAGTTATAAGCATTAATCCATGAGTTCATAACTGAACAAAACAATTTTTCTCTCTATGTTATCACTTCCATTGTAGCTCAAGCAACAAACGCACTTCCATCCTAGCACAAGCAACAAATGCATTTTCATCCAACAAGTCCTTCCAAGAAGGTTTGTTTGGGTAGTATGATTCCTAGGTTGTAATCGAGATGTGTTGTGGTAAATATACTAGCTTACTCTTGTTCACCTTAAAAAGCCGCATTTTCAGCCTTATGCAAATGAGGACATCCAATTAcaacaagaaaacaaaaatccATATCCCAGATTAACCTACCCTTCATCTAAGTACTTTTATCAAACACATGATGTGCATCACCCACTATCCACCACCGATAACGATCAAAACTAACAAACATAGGCCCTACACCATCAACAGCTAAAACGACCAAAATAAAGTGTACAATTCCCAAATCAATCGGCAATTGCAAACACATTACAAGATCAACTGAATCAATTTCTACGCTTACTAATCATTACTAAAAAAAGGAGGAAAAACTGAGTACGACCAATTGAAATCTATATTAGAACAATTAAGCAAAGAAACCCGATTAAATTGAGATTACgaaatcaattaaattcataaaccctacaAATCTAGAACATTTGAGTACTAAGATTATGAacttgaaaatatttttttacaatAAGCTCCATTTTTTTCATATtcgaaaacataaattaaaaacgAGTATGAGGGTGAAAGAGACCTTGCCGGAGACGGTGAAACGAAGGAGTCGCAGCGCAACGCTGGGCGGAGCTTCGTCTGAATTTTTTCTGGGAAAAAAGGAGTTTGAAGAAGGGGGGCAAAGTTATTGGGCTCAAAATGAGTGATTTTGGGTTACAAAGATGGGCTGCTTGTTAATGGGTGGAACTGATAATGGGCCAATAATGTGGTTTAAGGACCATTTAAGATTAGCGCGATTGACGGCGTAATGACTAATGAGTAATGATTTAATGAAGTAATCCCGTACTGAAATCATTGATCATCACTATATAACAGGCTGCCAATCTTTGTCATTTGGGTCCACCTTTTTAACTGATTGCGGAATGCAGATGGCCCAATATTGATTTTGTGCTATAACAATATCTTAATCGTGTTTATGCTTAACCATcattaacaaaaaaaagttattatTGGCCATGTTCTCTTCACCTAATCTCATCTGGTCGAATTTCAATCTTTTGATCGGTTTTTATTTGGTcttatttggattttttttattctgaTCGGAAACGTTCTAGTCTTGTCTGGTCTGAATTTTTTTGATATGTTCTGCTTTTTTGTGAgtgtttttatcttttttttctcTAGTTTGGACTAACTTTTTACTTCAATCCTAAATTTTctctgatttttttattttaccttgctcaaaccttacaaataaattctaatttaaagttggtgtacaataaatatagtACAACGGAGTTTatgttaactcaaaatgtttaaaagttacctCGATTTAATGTAAAGTTTTATACTTTTGagtatacaaacttttatataaggcggtcttacacaaaagaccgtcttggtgtcatataagttaagcaataaaaccaattagttaagcaaagaaaccaattatttaagcactgaaactaattagttaaacactagaACTAATTACTTATGCAATGTaaccaattaattaaacaataaaactaattatttaagcaatggaaccaattagttaagcaatgaaaccaattagttaaacaattagatcaattagttaagcaatcaaagaGGTCTTTTCGGTAAAGCGGTCTTACATAAAAGTTGTCGTTTTAAGTAATACGAAGTAACATTTTTCTCTTTGACAAAAGTTATCCATTCAAAATTACTGTATAAAGGTAACCATTTAACCCTTGAAAATGTTTATATCATTCATAATGTAAAAATGAATCAAAATatgttaaaagttaccaaaaattGGGTAACATTACCTTAATATTATATAGAAAAATTTGTCataaaggaccttttaaaaccaaaaaattgtgacaaatgaccttttaaaaaaaagttttcaAACAAGGCCCAATTGGTATTTTTGATGTGAATAAGGACcaattgttattttccgatggTCAACGACTGTTTCCCAGCATTGACCGGCACGTGACACACACGTGTCCTttattttatcaatttttttttaaaaaaaaaacttccctCCAATTCGCCACCCCCCTACTTCCCCCAACTAACTTAATCAGGTTTTAAAAAAATGTGACTCTCTCTCCTCGAGCCTCTGCTGCTCCTCCgccttatttaaaaaaaatcaggtttaatcaaattcttttttttaaaaaaaaaaacttccctCCAAATTCGCGCAACCCTTTTTCTTGTCGGGCCTTTTCATACGAGGTAACACTAAAAGCCCCAATTTATATGCTCAATTTTCTCCAATTTTTGGAAtcttgaaattagggttcttgaGCTTAATTTTTGGATGATTCTATTATATAGGATGAATGTGACTAAGAGAAAGGTTAGGACATGTGGATGTGGCTTTCCTGTTGTTCAAAGAACTTCATGGATGCATGATAATCCTGGGAGGAAATTCTTGGGCTGCAAATTCTACGATTTCTCGACTGAGAAGGCTCGGTGTGATGTGTTCGATTGGGTGGATGAAGAAATTGTGGAATGGCAGAAGGATGTGACTAATGTCCTCGTTGCTGAGAAACAGAGATTGATTGGTGAAGTGAAATTCTTTGAGGCAAGGATTGATTGTATTCAACGTGATAATAACCGGGTGCACGGGGAGCatgagaagatgaagaagatgacAGAAGGTGGTATGAAGGCAGGGATTAGGAATGATCACATGTTAATTCTGCTATGTTTTTGTGCTATCGTTTCAATTGTCGTTAGTGCAATGTACGTTAATGCTGTTAGTTAAGCATGGATTAAGAAGCTTGCAGTTCGTAGTTGTTTTAGTTTGTTGGTTAAGCGTAGATTATGAAGCTTGAAGTTCGTAGTTGTTTTAGTTTATTGAAAACTTTATGTAAGCGTTTGTGGTTTGATGAATAAAAGGTTGAAATTTTTGCGTAAAATATGTTGTGTTAATCACGTTGCTATAAATCCCGATGAGGAGACGATTGGACTTAGgcaacaatataaaaaaaaacccgAGAACAATATAAAAAAAGTTGTGTCCAATTTTGATTGGACTTATGCAACAATATAAAAAAACCGAGAACAATATAAAAAACCCGAGAACAATATAAAAACCCCGAGAACAATATGAAATTGAAAAGTTGTGTCCAAGTTTGATAAATTGATTTAGTAACCAAAGTTGACTTACAAagtcaccaaaaaaaaaacttaggcAACAAATGTCTAACCAAAGTCGATTGTTTCAAACTAACCAAAAGTACACAAAATAAGACAAATATTGACTTTTACCAACTAACCAAAGTTGACTTTTAGAGATGTAACAATCGGGTGTTGTTTTGAGAGATGCAACTCTTGTGGGAAGGTTGTGAGCCTTGTATGTCATTCACAGAGGTGGTTTTCCTCTTCTTAGGAACATATGCAGTCTTTCCTCTCTTACGGGAGGTGGTTGATGCTGCTTTGCCTTTTATTGCCGGTGTGGCCTTCTTTTTGCCTGCTACATGCTTCTTCTTTAGTGGCTTAGGTGGTGGTCTTGGTGCAACACGAGGTAGCAAGGTTGCAGCAGGTTGTGAAGGTGTTGGTTTTGCCGTATGTGCAAGTTGTGCAGGCTCTGCTGGATGtgttgatggttgccttgttcTTGGCCTACCTCCTTTTTTTTGAACACCAACCTCTGCCATGGGGGTCTGGTACAACTCTTCTGGTAGTGCCCCAATCCACTGTTAGGTTAAGAACAATCTAATGTCACGCGgaataaaccataaatgccagaatccaaattaaatgcacataatcatttagcataatttagtgaacacactTTGTGATGTGTGTCTTCCCTGGATGCTCCAGAACTGAAAAAGAACATGTTAGAACGCTAAGCGTCGTCCCgtcgtagaaagtccacagcatgtttctcgtcgagcttccgattcgaacaatctttacattttcgataatatttcctattccgataatattttcgatttcgacaatatttccgattccgataatatttccgtttttggtaatatttccgattccgacaatatttctatttccgataatatttccgatacgaaccatattttcgtttccggcaatatcttcgacttcgataatatttatatttccattacaaacaatatttccattttcggtaATATCTTTCCgacaaatattctttcttttccttttgacagtttgtttagctcccactgaaaccaacatccgtcatttccgaatatccatagttatagtattttttgaatataattttcacctaaatacttgatccgttcacgtactatttgtgtgagcgtacgggttcagccaagagtaagttgtggtattaataacattaattccacttgaactgaagcagcttCTCgataggcattcagatcacttgatctccctgaataattaacttgcttagTTAATACTGCaatgcatttattagacttagaattaaatgcattaaatgcaaacttggaccaagggaattatttccttcagtctcccacttgtccttagggacaagtgtgcatttcctaattcctttgtcacacGATTCCtgttcatgaacataaggtaagactggtcatccttattacgttcaGAGGTATTTATCGatgtcagagttcaactggtcaaataaacagataatcatagcctatgattcttttgagcacggccatgcattttacagtttctagctctccgagtggcctttgtACAACTTTTGGCATCTCTTCCCAATTTGTGGGTGGAAAATCCCAATCTGGTAATCTTGAGGTTAGAattcatttgataggtgataAACCGAGCGTTGTCGTTATGGTCTTCTTTTacagtgcgacggttgacaacgtcaaagtaaccaattctcaaacaaATAATCTCAAATAACtcgggtattgaggattagtgtctaataggataatgaaatttacttatgaaagattttcatctcttacagtaaagtttcataggtctgtccgattctaatcttatcaagtaagtatcCATGCAAacgattgcgacattgccatgtctacataattcaagaaaaagaattactagtcatcttgcattctagtcatctaacgttttctatgtgtccatctttatagaaaacttctgaCCATGGAATGACACGTTTTCAAGTTCACTCGGTAGacgtttcttagtcacaagactagtcctgacagtctatcttgaatatattgtcaaattgaaaggactcataaTTTAAtgctaaaccaagattaaatggaatatgaaaatacatttcatacgTGATAAATCTTCAACCCGAATGTTTTAAAAttatgggcctctaacccatctttaaaa
This Spinacia oleracea cultivar Varoflay chromosome 6, BTI_SOV_V1, whole genome shotgun sequence DNA region includes the following protein-coding sequences:
- the LOC110797712 gene encoding uncharacterized protein; this translates as MGRKVGILRINPKKFGSLQKPCMKEMISLLNCLGLCHNNDEKCVRQKQLLGTCMEAQAGKNKKPWGSINYHLTRLNRGRK